A genomic segment from Bradyrhizobium sp. ISRA430 encodes:
- a CDS encoding winged helix-turn-helix domain-containing tetratricopeptide repeat protein, translated as MRFRLENYVLDDGLRELTCDGATVPLQPQVFDLLLYLVTERARVVSKDDLIRHVWSDRIVSDSALNSRINAARKALGDDGAAQRLIKTVPRKGFRFVGDVAAEAAVPPAPAEGGSSPARPTPARPAIAVLAFENMSEDPEQEYFGDGISEDILTALSKQRWFLVIARNSSFTYKGRAVHIRQIAEELGVRYIVEGSVRKAENRVRITAQLNDATTGSHLWAERYDRELVDVFTVQDEITNAIVAAIEPQIHAAENFRAHRKPPASLDAWDLVMRALSHYWRVTPQDHIAAQALLERAVAIDPTYGQALSVLAASHMFGVHLGWAELAKAAPIAEAAALAAVRCDHEDAWAHTALGSVFFSTRRLADALSEFEQALALNPNFSLAQGYYALALSYAGRSKDSFEAAQKAIRLSPRDPSLAIYHGIAGYARFTERRYDEAIALAREAIRHRGDLTGAYRVLAVSAGMTGDVGLAEMALRELRRTQPNISLHWIATQLPWTNAADREHYLEGFRRAGLK; from the coding sequence GTGCGATTTCGCCTTGAAAATTATGTGCTCGACGACGGCCTGCGCGAGCTGACCTGCGACGGCGCCACGGTTCCGCTGCAACCGCAGGTGTTCGATCTGCTGCTCTATCTCGTCACCGAACGCGCCCGCGTGGTCAGCAAGGATGACCTGATCCGCCATGTCTGGAGCGACCGGATCGTCTCGGACTCCGCCCTGAACAGCCGCATCAACGCCGCACGCAAGGCCCTCGGCGACGACGGCGCGGCACAGCGGCTGATCAAGACCGTTCCGCGTAAGGGCTTTCGCTTCGTCGGCGACGTCGCGGCGGAAGCCGCTGTCCCGCCCGCACCAGCCGAAGGCGGATCGTCGCCGGCGCGGCCGACGCCCGCACGACCGGCAATCGCGGTGCTCGCCTTCGAGAACATGAGCGAAGATCCCGAGCAGGAATATTTCGGCGACGGCATCAGCGAAGACATTCTCACCGCGCTGTCGAAGCAGCGCTGGTTCCTGGTGATCGCCCGCAATTCGTCCTTCACCTACAAGGGCCGCGCGGTCCATATCCGGCAGATCGCCGAGGAACTCGGCGTCCGCTACATCGTCGAAGGCAGCGTGCGAAAGGCGGAGAACCGCGTGCGGATCACCGCGCAGCTCAACGACGCGACCACCGGCAGCCATCTCTGGGCCGAGCGCTACGACCGCGAGCTCGTCGACGTCTTCACCGTGCAGGACGAGATCACCAACGCGATCGTCGCGGCGATCGAGCCGCAGATCCATGCGGCGGAGAATTTTCGCGCGCACCGCAAGCCGCCAGCGAGCCTGGATGCCTGGGACCTCGTGATGCGGGCGCTGTCGCATTACTGGCGCGTGACGCCGCAGGACCATATCGCGGCGCAGGCGCTGCTGGAACGTGCGGTCGCGATCGACCCGACCTACGGCCAGGCGCTGTCGGTGCTGGCGGCGAGCCACATGTTCGGCGTCCATCTCGGCTGGGCCGAGCTTGCCAAGGCGGCTCCGATCGCGGAAGCCGCAGCGCTCGCCGCGGTGCGCTGCGACCACGAGGATGCCTGGGCGCATACCGCGCTCGGCAGCGTCTTCTTCTCGACGCGCAGGCTCGCCGACGCGCTGTCCGAGTTCGAGCAGGCGCTCGCGCTCAACCCGAACTTCTCGCTGGCGCAGGGCTATTACGCGCTGGCGCTGTCTTATGCCGGCCGTTCCAAGGATTCGTTCGAAGCGGCGCAGAAGGCGATCAGGCTCAGTCCGCGCGATCCGTCGCTGGCGATCTATCACGGCATCGCCGGCTATGCGCGCTTCACCGAGCGGCGTTATGACGAAGCCATTGCGCTCGCGCGCGAGGCAATCCGCCACCGCGGCGACCTCACCGGCGCCTATCGCGTGCTGGCGGTCTCCGCCGGCATGACCGGCGATGTGGGGCTTGCAGAGATGGCGCTCCGCGAACTCCGGCGCACCCAGCCCAACATCTCGCTGCATTGGATCGCGACGCAACTGCCGTGGACCAACGCGGCCGACCGCGAGCACTATCTGGAGGGCTTCCGGCGGGCTGGCCTGAAGTGA
- a CDS encoding ABC transporter substrate-binding protein, with protein MLKRVLLGLLLASGLTATASAQEPKTGGVINAVIQPEPPGLMLAMIQNGPTQMVSGNIFEGLLRYSPKLEPQPELAESWSVSEDAKTYTFKLRKGVTWHDGKPFTSADVLFSVEMLKQTHARARNNLVQVDKVEAPDDYTVVFTLKQPFGPFLGIFEVGSMPMVPKHLYEGTDWKTNPYNNAPVGTGPFMFKEWQKGSFIRLVRNPNYHEKGKPYLDEIYWQIIPDAAARSVAFETGKVDVLPGGSVENFDVPRLSKLKDTCVTGAGWEFFSPLAWLWLNNRQGPLADKRVRQAILYAIDRDFAKDVIWNGLGKVATGPSASTIKYYTDDVPKYPYDPAKAKALLKEAGYKGEKIRLLPLAYGETWQRWGEAVKQNLQDVGMNIETIATDVAGGNQKIGDWDYDIAFTYLYQYGDPALGVGRNYVSSAIAKGQVFNNVEGYSNPEIDKLFADGAVATPDARRKEIYEKAQKILVEDVPVAWMLELQFPTITRCKVKNLITTAIGVNDGFKDAWLDK; from the coding sequence ATGCTGAAACGAGTGTTGCTTGGTCTCCTCCTCGCGTCAGGCCTCACGGCCACGGCGTCGGCGCAAGAGCCGAAGACGGGAGGCGTGATCAATGCGGTGATCCAGCCCGAGCCGCCCGGCCTGATGCTTGCGATGATCCAGAATGGTCCGACCCAGATGGTGTCGGGTAACATCTTCGAGGGGCTCTTGCGCTACAGCCCCAAGCTCGAGCCGCAGCCGGAGCTCGCCGAGAGTTGGAGCGTCAGCGAGGACGCCAAGACCTACACCTTCAAGCTTCGGAAGGGCGTGACCTGGCATGACGGAAAGCCCTTCACCTCCGCCGACGTGCTGTTCTCGGTCGAGATGCTGAAGCAGACGCACGCCCGCGCCCGCAATAATCTCGTGCAGGTCGACAAGGTCGAGGCGCCCGACGACTACACCGTGGTGTTCACGCTGAAGCAGCCGTTCGGCCCCTTCCTTGGCATCTTCGAGGTCGGCTCGATGCCGATGGTGCCGAAGCATCTCTATGAAGGCACCGACTGGAAGACCAATCCCTACAACAACGCGCCGGTCGGCACCGGCCCCTTCATGTTCAAGGAGTGGCAGAAGGGCTCGTTCATCCGCCTGGTCAGAAACCCGAACTACCACGAGAAGGGCAAACCCTATCTAGACGAGATCTACTGGCAGATCATCCCGGACGCCGCCGCCCGCTCGGTGGCGTTCGAGACCGGCAAGGTCGACGTGCTGCCCGGCGGCTCGGTTGAGAATTTCGACGTGCCGCGGCTGTCCAAGCTGAAGGACACCTGCGTCACCGGCGCCGGCTGGGAGTTCTTCTCGCCGCTGGCCTGGCTCTGGCTCAACAATCGTCAGGGACCGCTCGCCGACAAACGGGTGCGGCAGGCGATCCTGTATGCAATCGACCGCGATTTCGCCAAGGACGTGATCTGGAATGGGCTCGGCAAGGTCGCCACCGGTCCGTCGGCCTCGACGATCAAGTACTACACCGACGACGTGCCGAAATATCCGTACGACCCGGCCAAGGCCAAGGCGCTGCTCAAGGAGGCCGGCTACAAGGGCGAGAAGATCCGCCTGCTCCCCCTCGCCTATGGCGAGACCTGGCAGCGCTGGGGCGAGGCCGTGAAGCAGAACCTCCAGGACGTCGGCATGAACATCGAGACGATCGCAACCGATGTTGCCGGCGGCAACCAGAAGATCGGCGACTGGGACTACGACATCGCCTTCACCTATCTCTACCAATACGGCGATCCCGCGCTCGGGGTGGGACGCAACTACGTCTCCAGCGCGATTGCCAAAGGCCAGGTGTTCAACAACGTCGAGGGCTACTCCAATCCCGAGATCGACAAGCTCTTTGCCGATGGTGCGGTCGCAACGCCCGATGCCAGGCGCAAGGAGATCTACGAGAAGGCGCAGAAGATCCTGGTCGAGGACGTGCCGGTGGCCTGGATGCTCGAGCTGCAATTCCCGACCATCACGCGCTGCAAGGTCAAGAACCTGATCACCACCGCGATCGGCGTCAATGACGGCTTCAAGGACGCATGGCTCGACAAGTGA
- a CDS encoding ABC transporter permease yields the protein MLSFVAQRVLKGAIVLLAIVVLNFLLIRLAPGDPAVVMAGEAGASDQVFVKQLREKFGLDKPLPEQLFIYVKGVVTFDLGFSFRQQAPVSKLILERLPATLLLTLTAFAISLALGILFGTLAARFAGTWLDTAVTVFALIFYAMPIFWVALMGILLFSVAVDWLPSFGYDTVGGNFTGFAHVIDVAKHLIMPAMTLGLFFMATYTRMTRASMLEVKRLDFIKTARAKGLSDAVIQRRHVLRNALLPVVTLAGVHSGTLIGGAVITETVFAWPGIGRLMYDALLQRDYNLLLGVFVICSAMVLIFNLITDLVYRLVDPRIEFAA from the coding sequence ATGCTCTCCTTCGTCGCTCAACGTGTCCTGAAGGGCGCGATCGTCCTGCTCGCGATCGTCGTCCTCAATTTCCTTCTGATCCGGCTTGCGCCCGGTGATCCCGCGGTCGTGATGGCAGGCGAGGCCGGCGCCAGCGATCAGGTCTTCGTCAAGCAATTGCGGGAAAAGTTCGGTCTCGACAAGCCACTGCCCGAGCAGCTCTTCATCTACGTCAAGGGTGTCGTCACCTTCGATCTCGGCTTCTCCTTCCGCCAGCAGGCGCCGGTGTCGAAGCTGATCCTCGAACGGCTGCCGGCGACGCTGCTGCTCACGCTGACGGCATTCGCGATCTCGCTGGCGCTCGGCATCCTGTTCGGCACCTTAGCTGCGCGCTTCGCCGGGACATGGCTCGATACCGCCGTCACCGTGTTCGCGCTGATCTTCTACGCCATGCCGATCTTCTGGGTGGCGCTGATGGGGATCCTCCTGTTCTCCGTCGCGGTCGATTGGCTGCCGAGCTTCGGCTACGACACGGTCGGCGGCAACTTCACGGGCTTCGCCCATGTGATCGACGTCGCAAAGCACCTGATCATGCCGGCGATGACGCTCGGCCTGTTCTTCATGGCGACCTATACCCGCATGACGCGGGCCTCGATGCTGGAGGTGAAGCGGCTCGACTTCATCAAGACCGCGCGCGCCAAGGGCCTGTCCGATGCCGTGATCCAGCGTCGCCACGTGCTGCGCAACGCGCTGCTGCCGGTCGTGACGCTGGCCGGCGTGCATTCCGGCACGCTGATCGGCGGCGCGGTCATCACCGAGACCGTGTTCGCCTGGCCCGGCATCGGGCGGCTGATGTACGACGCGCTCTTGCAGCGCGACTATAACCTCTTGCTCGGCGTCTTCGTGATCTGCTCCGCCATGGTGCTGATCTTCAACCTCATCACCGACCTCGTCTACCGCCTGGTCGACCCGCGCATCGAATTCGCCGCATGA
- a CDS encoding ABC transporter permease, translating to MKQFWTSMMRSPSGVIGLIILLFAISVAVFGPMLFPNSPWRMVQRPFLPPFTLSTVPLGTDALGRDVFAGMIFGARVSLLVGLVSTLAALIVGVPIGATAGYFGGKVDDALMRFTEFFQTIPSFALAIVLVAILQPSIHSIVASIAVVSWPPVARLVRGEVLSLRTREYVQAAVVTGQSSTWIILREILPNALSPVIVLASLMVATAILLESSLSFLGLGDPNLISWGYMVGAGRTVIRQAWWITVFPGVAILFSVLGLNLIGEGLNDALNPRLSREGR from the coding sequence ATGAAACAGTTCTGGACATCGATGATGCGCAGCCCGAGCGGCGTCATCGGCCTCATCATCCTTCTCTTCGCGATCTCGGTCGCGGTGTTCGGGCCGATGCTGTTCCCGAACTCGCCCTGGCGCATGGTGCAGCGGCCGTTCCTGCCACCCTTCACGCTCTCGACCGTGCCGCTCGGCACCGACGCGCTCGGCCGCGACGTCTTCGCCGGCATGATCTTTGGCGCACGCGTGTCGCTTCTGGTCGGACTCGTTTCCACGCTGGCCGCACTGATCGTCGGCGTTCCGATCGGCGCCACGGCCGGCTATTTCGGCGGCAAGGTCGATGATGCCCTGATGCGGTTCACCGAATTCTTCCAAACCATCCCGAGCTTCGCGCTCGCGATCGTGCTGGTCGCGATCCTGCAGCCCTCGATCCATTCGATCGTGGCCTCGATCGCGGTGGTGAGCTGGCCGCCGGTCGCCCGCCTCGTCCGCGGCGAGGTGCTGTCGCTGCGCACGCGGGAATATGTCCAGGCTGCCGTGGTCACAGGCCAGAGCAGCACCTGGATCATCCTGCGCGAGATTTTGCCAAACGCGCTGTCGCCGGTGATCGTGCTGGCTTCGCTGATGGTGGCGACCGCGATCCTGCTGGAATCCTCGCTGTCGTTCCTCGGCCTCGGCGATCCCAATCTGATCTCCTGGGGCTACATGGTCGGCGCCGGCCGCACCGTGATCCGGCAGGCCTGGTGGATTACCGTGTTCCCTGGTGTCGCCATCCTGTTCTCGGTGCTCGGCCTGAACCTGATCGGCGAGGGCCTCAACGACGCGCTCAATCCGCGCCTGTCGCGCGAAGGACGCTGA
- a CDS encoding ABC transporter ATP-binding protein codes for MTTPPVVSIKNLKIALPKGAERPFAVDGVSLDLKPGKIVCVVGESGSGKSMCAHALMGLLPDTVAVTSGEIQFEGRDLLGLDDDAWRDLRGRRLAMIFQEPMTALNPLMRIGDQMAEMFEAHGLLSPKERRAKALALAREVGLPDPERIVRAYPHQLSGGQRQRAMIAMALALEPVVLVADEPTTALDVTTQAQILKLIRNLQQSRNMAVMFITHDFGVVADIADQVVVLRHGKVVEEGPASAVFDQPQHDYTKALLAAVPSMDPPARTPLDDRAKAVEVIGLDKTYVTSGGWFREDRRVDAACEVNFTILKGETLGLVGESGSGKSSVARLVMRLIEPDRGTVRIGETDLTSLQGKALRAERHRIQMIFQDPFASLNPRRKIGHIIADGPIAAGTESKAAFARARDLLKMVGLDAGALDRYPHQFSGGQRQRIGIARALALDPEIIVADEAVSALDVSVQAQVLKLLENLKARLDLSMLFITHDLRVAAQICDRIAVMQRGAIVELKPTAQLFAAPEHVYTRELLAAVPGRKQRAPAA; via the coding sequence ATGACCACCCCGCCCGTCGTCTCCATCAAGAACCTCAAGATCGCGCTGCCGAAGGGCGCCGAGCGGCCGTTCGCGGTCGATGGCGTCTCGCTGGACCTGAAGCCCGGCAAGATCGTCTGCGTGGTCGGCGAATCCGGCTCCGGCAAATCGATGTGCGCGCATGCGCTGATGGGCCTCTTGCCGGACACGGTTGCCGTCACCTCCGGCGAGATCCAGTTCGAAGGCCGCGACCTGCTGGGACTCGACGACGACGCCTGGCGCGACCTGCGCGGCCGCAGGCTCGCGATGATCTTTCAGGAGCCGATGACCGCGCTCAATCCGTTGATGCGGATCGGCGACCAGATGGCGGAGATGTTCGAGGCGCACGGCCTGCTCTCGCCCAAGGAGCGGCGCGCGAAGGCGCTGGCGCTGGCTCGCGAGGTCGGCCTGCCCGACCCCGAGCGGATCGTGCGCGCCTATCCGCACCAGCTCTCCGGCGGCCAGCGCCAGCGCGCCATGATCGCGATGGCGCTCGCGCTCGAGCCTGTGGTGCTTGTCGCGGACGAACCGACCACCGCACTCGACGTCACCACACAGGCCCAGATCCTGAAGCTGATCCGCAATCTCCAGCAGAGCCGCAACATGGCGGTGATGTTCATCACCCATGATTTTGGCGTGGTCGCAGACATCGCCGACCAGGTCGTGGTCCTGCGCCATGGCAAGGTCGTCGAGGAGGGTCCCGCCTCGGCCGTCTTCGATCAGCCGCAGCACGACTACACAAAGGCGCTGCTCGCCGCCGTGCCGTCGATGGACCCGCCGGCGCGCACCCCGCTCGACGATCGGGCCAAGGCCGTCGAGGTAATCGGGCTGGACAAGACTTACGTCACCTCGGGCGGCTGGTTCCGCGAGGACCGCCGCGTCGATGCGGCGTGCGAGGTCAATTTCACCATCCTGAAAGGCGAGACGCTCGGCCTCGTCGGCGAATCCGGCTCCGGCAAGTCGTCGGTAGCGCGCCTCGTGATGCGGCTGATCGAGCCTGACCGCGGCACGGTGCGGATCGGCGAGACAGATCTCACCTCGCTCCAAGGCAAGGCGCTGCGCGCCGAGCGCCATCGCATCCAGATGATCTTCCAGGATCCGTTCGCTTCGCTCAATCCGCGCCGCAAGATCGGACACATCATCGCCGACGGCCCGATCGCGGCGGGCACCGAGTCGAAGGCGGCGTTCGCACGCGCCCGCGATCTCCTGAAGATGGTCGGCTTGGATGCCGGCGCGCTCGACCGCTACCCGCATCAATTTTCCGGCGGCCAGCGCCAGCGCATCGGAATTGCGCGCGCGCTCGCGCTCGATCCTGAGATCATCGTCGCCGACGAGGCGGTCTCCGCGCTCGACGTCTCGGTGCAGGCGCAGGTCTTGAAGCTGCTCGAAAACCTCAAGGCCCGCCTCGACCTGTCGATGCTGTTCATCACCCACGACTTACGCGTCGCCGCGCAAATCTGCGACCGCATCGCGGTGATGCAGCGCGGCGCCATCGTCGAGCTGAAGCCGACGGCGCAGCTCTTCGCCGCGCCCGAGCACGTCTATACGCGCGAGCTGCTGGCGGCGGTGCCGGGACGGAAGCAGCGCGCGCCCGCGGCGTGA
- a CDS encoding AEC family transporter, with protein MEVAGLVLPVFAIIVTGWLAGELGYLSRSLADALVHFAYNVAMPALLIVTIAQEPARNLLEWRFLLAFGGGSLLCFALVFLAVRAGGKHDLASSTIYGMAAAMTNTGFVALPILHAIYGQPAVLPAAVATVFVAAVMFPITVILLERRDARRSSHAAGLVRQIVLNPMVLSTLIGLGWAVSGLPIPKPVAAYLNMIAAALTPCALFAIGLGLSVEGLRSNLTASFALAAVKLVIMPLIVYGLCLVCGFNPLYTVAAVVCAAVPTAKTVYVLAHEHKVEEALVAATVSITTVLSVGTLLVALYLLSGLATVTH; from the coding sequence ATGGAAGTCGCTGGCCTGGTCCTTCCCGTGTTCGCGATCATCGTCACCGGCTGGCTGGCCGGGGAGCTCGGCTATCTCTCCCGCTCGCTTGCCGACGCCCTGGTGCATTTTGCCTACAACGTGGCGATGCCGGCGCTGCTGATCGTCACGATCGCCCAGGAGCCCGCACGCAATCTGCTGGAGTGGCGCTTTCTGCTCGCATTCGGCGGTGGCTCCCTCCTTTGCTTCGCGCTCGTCTTCCTGGCGGTTCGCGCTGGCGGAAAGCATGATCTCGCCAGCAGCACGATCTATGGAATGGCGGCAGCGATGACCAATACCGGCTTCGTGGCGCTGCCGATCCTACACGCCATCTACGGCCAGCCTGCCGTTCTGCCGGCCGCGGTGGCAACGGTGTTCGTGGCAGCCGTGATGTTCCCAATCACGGTCATCCTGCTGGAACGGCGGGACGCTCGCAGATCGTCGCACGCCGCCGGATTGGTGAGACAGATCGTGCTCAATCCGATGGTGCTGTCGACGCTCATCGGTCTCGGATGGGCGGTCTCGGGCTTGCCGATTCCAAAACCGGTCGCGGCCTATCTGAACATGATCGCGGCCGCACTCACGCCTTGCGCGCTGTTTGCCATCGGACTCGGCCTGTCCGTCGAAGGCCTGCGCTCCAACCTCACGGCATCATTCGCGCTCGCGGCCGTGAAGCTCGTGATCATGCCGCTGATCGTCTACGGACTTTGTTTGGTTTGTGGCTTCAATCCACTCTACACGGTCGCCGCCGTCGTCTGCGCGGCGGTGCCGACCGCAAAAACCGTGTACGTCCTGGCCCACGAGCACAAGGTCGAGGAGGCGCTGGTCGCGGCCACGGTGTCGATCACGACGGTTCTGTCAGTCGGGACGCTGCTCGTCGCGCTCTACCTTCTGTCCGGACTGGCGACGGTCACACACTAG
- a CDS encoding phosphatase PAP2 family protein: protein MPDGFEHHTRAYGLYLRNWIALATLTLVIGISLPMAGFSLELDGETWGELCLSAVLVAAGHILFSQSRWRLAFVVVSIAQLGLLSMLAALLTYVAASASLPLQDATLDHWDRALGLDWAAYYRFMTARTEFLPYALLAYGAIALPPFCVPLVLGLTGHPVRLQRFTMATLLTLCIVAIMSALIPAIGTYQLYDLPTEFATYKATGYLIQLERLPVIRSGDLHVLVVSQIGGIVTFPSFHAAAAVLALWAWWGVWWMRPWAFLMSAAMLIATPLLGGHYFVDVFAGIAVAGIAIALASSIERRPFAAPAAASASLPVASA from the coding sequence ATGCCGGACGGGTTTGAGCACCACACCAGAGCCTATGGCCTGTATCTCCGGAATTGGATTGCCCTGGCAACCCTGACTCTGGTCATCGGCATATCCTTGCCCATGGCCGGCTTCTCCCTTGAGCTTGACGGAGAAACATGGGGAGAGCTGTGCCTTTCGGCTGTCCTGGTCGCGGCCGGCCATATCCTGTTCTCGCAAAGCCGCTGGCGGCTTGCATTCGTCGTTGTTTCCATTGCGCAGCTCGGCCTGCTCTCGATGCTTGCGGCCCTTCTGACCTATGTCGCGGCGTCGGCGAGCCTGCCGTTGCAGGACGCGACACTGGATCACTGGGATCGGGCGCTCGGACTGGACTGGGCCGCCTACTACCGGTTCATGACCGCGCGGACCGAGTTTTTGCCGTACGCACTTCTGGCCTATGGCGCGATCGCGCTGCCGCCGTTCTGCGTGCCCCTTGTCCTCGGGCTGACGGGGCACCCCGTCCGGCTGCAACGTTTCACGATGGCGACGCTGCTGACTCTCTGCATCGTGGCGATCATGTCGGCGCTCATACCCGCGATCGGAACGTACCAGCTCTACGACCTGCCGACGGAATTTGCGACGTACAAGGCGACGGGTTACCTGATCCAGCTCGAGCGGCTGCCGGTGATCAGGAGCGGAGACCTGCATGTTCTCGTCGTCTCGCAGATCGGCGGCATCGTCACCTTCCCAAGCTTTCATGCCGCGGCGGCAGTTCTCGCGCTATGGGCCTGGTGGGGCGTCTGGTGGATGCGTCCATGGGCATTCTTGATGAGCGCCGCCATGTTGATTGCGACGCCCTTGCTTGGCGGTCACTATTTCGTGGACGTCTTCGCCGGGATCGCCGTCGCAGGCATCGCAATCGCACTCGCATCGTCGATCGAGCGGCGCCCCTTTGCCGCACCGGCCGCGGCGAGCGCGTCGCTGCCGGTTGCATCAGCCTGA
- a CDS encoding fused MFS/spermidine synthase → MTTIELPAASPPQAAAPARIRTLCILFFFSGFPALIYQLTWQRSLFRIFGVNTESVTIVVTAFMLGLGLGSLAGGWLSKRDNIKPLLLLGTIELATAAFGLVSLSVFDLVGRLTSDMSLPAIAAINLLLVLLPTLMMGATLPILVSYLVRISGQIGSAVGTLYFVNTLGAGAACLMSGVLIFPFLGMHSAIMIAAGLNITVGLGAIAAHVIGRAPAAASPGVSIHRTAAPVLGMGFVSALAVAGGFISLSYEIYLFRTISFASGSSSLAFAITLCSFLIGIAVGAQHAGQVCETRSAKDAIARAAMDLVWANGFAAAFLPLIAQLASNVAAMMIVAVIATYLIARQWGALLPYLSQFGIAADAGAGQQTALLYFSNIVGCATGAVLTGFVLTDYFGLKQMAVLLLIAGTLCALVLAYSYPATRRERLRFGVIATSVLVLGIAANALFAQRLLENLQSKSIADHDFARVVENHSGIITIDTEGTVFGNGMYDGAFNTDVKHDRNGIIRPYTLSLFHGAPRDVLMIGLASGSWAQVIANNPDVASLTVVEINRGYLQIIAAQDDVKSVLNNPKVRIIEDDGRRWLTHHPEAHFDAVVVNATWHFRANASNLLSSEFMELVKRHLNEGGIYLYNTTNSRRAQRTACVAFAHGAHFLNHMVVSQSPIDWNHARWRRTLEAYRIDGKPEFAAGNAADQAVLDRLMTDYREDGPMFEQCPQLPSATEGETPITDDNMGTEWRYFLGLE, encoded by the coding sequence ATGACAACGATCGAGCTGCCTGCGGCCTCGCCGCCTCAAGCTGCCGCACCGGCGCGCATCCGTACCCTCTGCATCCTGTTCTTTTTCTCAGGCTTCCCGGCGCTGATCTACCAGCTCACTTGGCAGCGCAGCCTGTTCCGAATATTCGGCGTCAACACGGAATCGGTGACCATCGTCGTCACCGCGTTCATGCTCGGGCTCGGCCTTGGCAGCCTCGCTGGAGGCTGGCTATCGAAGCGCGACAATATCAAGCCGCTGTTGCTGCTCGGGACCATCGAGCTTGCGACCGCCGCCTTCGGCCTGGTGTCGCTGTCGGTCTTCGACCTGGTCGGCCGGCTCACATCCGACATGTCGCTGCCGGCGATCGCGGCGATCAACCTTCTGCTCGTGCTCCTGCCGACGCTAATGATGGGCGCGACGCTTCCGATCCTCGTCTCCTATCTCGTTAGGATCTCCGGCCAGATCGGCAGCGCAGTCGGCACGCTGTATTTCGTCAACACGCTCGGCGCCGGCGCTGCCTGCCTGATGTCCGGCGTGCTGATCTTCCCCTTCCTCGGCATGCATAGTGCGATCATGATCGCGGCCGGCCTCAATATCACGGTCGGCCTCGGCGCCATCGCTGCGCATGTCATCGGCCGTGCGCCGGCCGCCGCTTCGCCAGGTGTGTCCATTCACCGCACGGCAGCACCCGTCCTCGGCATGGGCTTTGTCTCCGCGCTCGCGGTCGCCGGCGGCTTCATCTCGCTGTCCTACGAGATCTATCTGTTCCGCACCATTTCCTTCGCTTCAGGATCGAGCTCACTCGCCTTTGCGATCACACTATGCAGCTTCTTGATCGGCATCGCCGTCGGCGCCCAGCATGCCGGGCAGGTCTGCGAGACGCGGTCCGCAAAAGACGCAATCGCGCGCGCGGCGATGGACCTGGTCTGGGCCAACGGCTTCGCCGCCGCATTCCTGCCGCTGATAGCACAATTGGCCAGCAACGTTGCCGCCATGATGATCGTCGCCGTGATCGCGACCTATCTGATCGCGCGGCAGTGGGGCGCGCTGCTCCCCTATCTGTCGCAATTCGGCATCGCCGCCGACGCCGGTGCGGGCCAGCAGACCGCCCTGCTCTATTTCTCCAACATTGTCGGCTGCGCCACGGGCGCGGTGCTGACTGGATTCGTCCTGACGGATTATTTCGGCCTGAAGCAAATGGCCGTGTTACTGCTGATCGCGGGAACGCTGTGCGCCCTCGTGCTCGCATACTCTTATCCAGCGACGCGGCGCGAGCGTCTGCGCTTCGGCGTCATCGCGACCAGCGTGCTCGTTCTCGGCATCGCCGCGAACGCCCTGTTCGCGCAGCGGCTGCTGGAAAATCTCCAGAGCAAGTCGATCGCCGACCATGATTTCGCAAGAGTCGTGGAAAACCACAGCGGCATCATCACTATCGACACCGAGGGCACTGTATTCGGCAACGGCATGTACGACGGCGCCTTCAACACCGACGTCAAGCACGACCGCAACGGCATCATCCGCCCCTATACGCTGAGCCTGTTCCACGGCGCGCCGCGCGACGTGCTGATGATCGGACTCGCCTCCGGCTCCTGGGCCCAGGTCATCGCCAACAATCCGGATGTCGCCTCGCTGACCGTCGTCGAGATCAACCGCGGCTATCTTCAGATCATCGCGGCGCAGGACGACGTCAAATCAGTCCTCAACAATCCCAAGGTCCGGATCATCGAAGACGACGGCCGCCGCTGGCTCACCCATCATCCCGAGGCGCATTTCGATGCCGTGGTCGTCAACGCCACCTGGCACTTCCGTGCCAACGCATCCAATCTGCTGTCGTCCGAATTCATGGAGCTGGTGAAGCGGCATCTCAACGAGGGCGGCATCTACCTCTACAATACCACCAATTCGCGACGCGCCCAGCGCACCGCCTGCGTCGCATTCGCCCATGGCGCCCACTTCCTCAATCACATGGTCGTCTCGCAATCGCCGATCGATTGGAACCATGCCCGCTGGCGCAGGACGCTCGAGGCCTACCGCATCGACGGCAAACCCGAATTCGCCGCCGGCAACGCAGCCGATCAGGCAGTGCTCGACCGGCTCATGACCGATTACCGCGAGGACGGGCCGATGTTCGAGCAATGCCCGCAGCTCCCTTCCGCAACCGAAGGCGAGACGCCGATCACTGACGACAATATGGGCACCGAGTGGCGCTACTTCCTCGGCCTGGAATGA